One Watersipora subatra chromosome 4, tzWatSuba1.1, whole genome shotgun sequence genomic window carries:
- the LOC137393480 gene encoding leucine-rich repeat and fibronectin type-III domain-containing protein 5-like, translating into MAGLGSITRLLLVLYTMSKVVWSTCSEGCLCTPNNEIICRDGSFDSFPNVSSRATKLDLSNSRLASPVLLRSNFTDMQNLEELLLVGCGISRIEYNAFADMSRLRTLDLSFNNLNIISQGALTGLRLRYLFMDNNPTIQLVDGTFSGMTVEVLSLKKCHLTDVQPAIYRPLVGSLRKLLLGENKIERIPQGMLSIFESIETRIHDNPLICDCESKWLKEFYDLNIDTNKIRDPQQDTQQDPRCSSPSSVAGQFFGRLSLDDFSCEKPTLQADISFTRDKGILSCVSSGDPLPLVSWYKPNGIISRSVPQPNQRQNRNEIELLAGEPNVQGQYRCVAVNDGGNISLTVNVDWPFESSAEDTSTVGCKPGMISTTPTEIILTSKDEAETNSQTDMLKIKYFTLVDIIGAILGSFICTLIITVLVLHFGVYRRKKPTQYSTPAMSEYSSSNGSDKNGQYPISLHSLHTSHVVHSQRPLPNKPYTHKMYDENHYMATNVEERDEFLRMQGRVTPSPSCDVTCQACRTIPHAGPS; encoded by the exons ATGGCTGGCCTAGGCAGCATCACTCGACTACTGCTAGTGTTATATACCATGTCTAAGGTGGTGTGGAGTACTTGCTCTGAAGGCTGCCTGTGTACGCCAAATAACGAAATAATATGTCGCGATGGAAGTTTCGATTCATTCCCTAACGTTTCTTCACGAGCGACTAAACTTGACTTGAGCAACAGTCGACTAGCTTCCCCAGTTTTGCTCAGGAGTAATTTTACTGACATGCAGAATCTAGAAGAGCTGTTATTGGTCGGATGTGGCATCAGTCGTATTGAGTACAACGCGTTCGCTG ATATGAGCAGACTGAGGACCCTCGATTTATCCTTCAACAACCTTAATATAATCTCGCAGGGAGCTCTCACTGGTCTCAGACTCAGATATTTGTTTATGGATAACAATCCGACGATACAACTAGTAGATGGGACATTTTCTGGTATGACCGTTGAGGTACTCAGTTTGAAAAAGTGCCACCTTACAGATGTTCAACCAGCTATATACCGTCCACTGGTCGGCTCACTAAGAAAATTATTACTTGgtgaaaataaaatagaacGGATTCCGCAAGGGATGCTTTCTATATTTGAGAGTATCGAAACTCGCATCCATGACAATCCCTTGATATGTGATTGTGAATCAAAATGGCTAAAAGAATTCTATGATCTAAACATCGATACAAACAAGATTCGGGACCCGCAACAAGACACCCAACAGGATCCACGATGTTCCTCTCCAAGTTCTGTAGCTGGACAATTCTTCGGACGGCTTTCCCTAGACGACTTTTCCTGTGAAAAACCAACACTACAAGCAGATATCTCTTTCACAAGAGACAAAGGCATTCTATCTTGTGTTTCGAGTGGAGATCCACTTCCGCTCGTTTCATGGTATAAGCCGAATGGCATCATATCTCGCTCAGTACCGCAACCCAATCAGCGACAAAACAGAAATGAAATAGAGTTACTGGCGGGTGAGCCCAATGTTCAAGGACAATATCGTTGTGTCGCCGTAAACGACGGTGGGAATATTTCGCTGACAGTAAATGTAGATTGGCCTTTTGAATCTTCTGCTGAGGATACGTCTACTGTTGGATGCAAACCAGGTATGATTTCGACAACTCCTACAGAAATCATCCTGACAAGTAAGGATGAAGCCGAAACCAATTCACAGACGGACATGcttaaaataaaatactttaccTTGGTAGATATTATAGGTGCAATTCTTGGTAGCTTCATCTGTACATTGATCATAACAGTTCTAGTACTACACTTTGGTGTCTATCGCCGCAAAAAGCCGACTCAATACTCTACACCGGCCATGAGCGAGTACAGCAGCAGCAATGGCAGCGACAAGAATGGACAGTATCCTATAAGTCTACACTCTTTACATACATCACACGTAGTACATTCTCAAAGGCCATTGCCAAACAAACCCTATACACATAAAATGTATGACGAAAATCACTATATGGCCACAAACGTTGAAGAAAGAGACGAATTCCTCAGGATGCAAGGCCGAGTAACTCCATCACCGTCATGTGATGTCACCTGCCAAGCGTGTCGGACAATACCTCATGCTGGTCCCAGCTGA